The following proteins are co-located in the Candidatus Nanosynbacter sp. HMT-352 genome:
- the glyA gene encoding serine hydroxymethyltransferase, whose translation MKDKQIEELIKAEKKRQTDGLELIPSENYVSSDVLQALGSVFTNKYSEGYPGRRYYGGQENTDQVEQLAIDRAKKLFKADHANVQPHSGAQANEAVYYAWCEPGDTILAMDLAHGGHLTHGAPVTRSAREYNFIRYGIKNIDTGEIDYEEIRQLALKHKPKIILAGFSAYPRELDYEKFAKIGNEVGAMLMADMSHIAGLIVSGVAKNPFDYGFHVITTTTHKTLRGPRGGLILSRGIVGNPLKKPEKTLENLPTLIDRAVFPGTQGGPHMHTIAAKAVAFGEALQPEFKDYAEQIVKNAKRLAEELQKRGFKLVTGGTSNHLILADIHSSFGIDGKEAEIAMDKIGLTLNANAIPDDPLPRFRPSGIRLGTPAVTTRGAKEDDMEKIAGWMRRSIDNRDNDKMLAELRKEVVEFCHTLRDI comes from the coding sequence ATGAAAGACAAGCAAATTGAAGAACTTATAAAAGCAGAAAAAAAGCGCCAAACGGACGGCCTGGAACTAATTCCTAGCGAGAATTACGTTTCGTCAGACGTGCTTCAGGCGCTCGGTAGTGTTTTCACTAATAAATATTCAGAAGGCTACCCTGGTCGACGTTATTACGGCGGACAAGAAAACACTGATCAAGTCGAGCAGTTGGCAATTGACCGTGCTAAAAAACTTTTCAAAGCAGATCACGCTAACGTCCAGCCACATTCTGGCGCGCAGGCTAATGAGGCGGTGTATTACGCTTGGTGCGAGCCTGGCGATACTATTCTGGCTATGGATCTAGCTCACGGCGGACATCTTACTCACGGCGCTCCGGTCACTCGTAGCGCCAGAGAATACAACTTCATTCGCTATGGTATAAAAAATATCGACACTGGCGAAATTGACTATGAAGAAATCCGTCAATTGGCCTTAAAACACAAACCAAAGATCATTTTGGCGGGATTTTCGGCATATCCACGAGAGTTAGATTACGAAAAATTTGCTAAAATTGGTAATGAGGTCGGCGCTATGCTAATGGCAGACATGAGCCATATTGCGGGACTAATCGTTAGTGGCGTTGCTAAAAACCCGTTCGACTATGGCTTTCATGTAATTACCACAACAACTCATAAAACTCTACGTGGACCACGAGGCGGGCTGATTCTTAGTCGAGGAATAGTTGGCAATCCATTGAAAAAACCAGAGAAAACTCTCGAAAATTTACCTACGTTGATTGATCGAGCAGTCTTCCCTGGCACGCAAGGTGGACCGCACATGCACACCATCGCTGCAAAAGCCGTAGCGTTCGGTGAAGCTTTACAGCCAGAATTCAAAGATTACGCCGAGCAAATTGTTAAAAATGCGAAAAGATTGGCGGAAGAGTTGCAAAAGCGTGGATTTAAGCTAGTAACTGGCGGCACCAGCAACCATTTGATTCTGGCAGATATTCACAGCAGCTTCGGTATTGACGGCAAGGAAGCGGAAATCGCCATGGATAAAATCGGTCTGACACTGAATGCTAATGCGATTCCAGATGACCCACTACCAAGGTTCAGACCAAGCGGCATTCGCTTAGGCACTCCAGCCGTCACGACGCGAGGCGCCAAAGAAGACGACATGGAAAAAATCGCAGGATGGATGAGGCGGTCAATAGATAATCGCGACAATGACAAAATGTTGGCTGAACTACGTAAAGAAGTCGTAGAATTCTGCCATACTCTACGCGATATTTAA
- a CDS encoding type II secretion system protein translates to MTTKNIKNQGFTLVELLIVIVIIAILTVVSLVAYNGLQNQAKTSAAKSTVDAVAKKAELYNTEEGKYPEDITKLTGADTKKSYYIAPANVTELGTGTFGSSTPTTTVKYEKCPTTGTGDPTGAKISYYNYSSNTVENRVVGTGC, encoded by the coding sequence GTGACTACAAAGAATATCAAAAATCAAGGTTTTACACTAGTTGAGCTTTTGATCGTTATCGTGATCATTGCAATTTTGACAGTCGTTTCTTTGGTTGCATACAACGGTTTGCAAAACCAGGCAAAGACATCTGCTGCTAAATCAACAGTTGACGCAGTTGCTAAGAAAGCTGAACTATACAACACTGAAGAGGGTAAGTATCCAGAGGATATCACAAAATTAACTGGCGCAGACACAAAGAAGTCTTACTACATTGCTCCAGCCAATGTTACTGAATTAGGTACTGGTACTTTTGGTTCAAGCACTCCAACTACAACAGTTAAATACGAAAAATGTCCTACTACCGGTACTGGCGACCCAACAGGCGCAAAGATTTCATACTACAACTACAGTAGTAATACTGTCGAGAACCGCGTAGTTGGTACTGGCTGTTAA
- a CDS encoding RCC1 domain-containing protein has protein sequence MIQRKNGYSLVLIILMSTFILALLAGAMRVVTQSYIYSQEEYYYKLAQEAGEAGTAYANACLDANGAEQSWSSVPGGIGPLRPETNCKGAVNPSYEKYVFDEGNKFRTTFEVGDLEASTRSTALSAATAQISSVGRVEITNGSGVVLKTYVAVVKKSVTWPADIDATRTVSGTNRTCAILSNNVWCWGKNDMGQLGDGTTHSSNIPVKVRSIGDMRNGKIIDIFTAQHHSCVLTQLGSNKKVYCWGDNRFGQLGNGSSGAGNYSSVPVEVGGDLAGKDVTSIGGTGDVSCAVASGKIYCWGRNNMGQLGFGNPENPGLRATPVQINSGGYNRLPINYFATKLATGGSRSQTMCTITTEKKAYCWGLARFGQMGIGPISGNHYSHATLVKGLEGVTDISQDGYTWASDHSYVSHTCAIALTRTPTGTTTDVYCWGGAGRGQSGSPGTGPFGVHFQPAKVDGLPGVPLRIEVGIAHSCALVNNGGNKEVYCWGDNKLGQLGKGNDNASKAIQKSSNPVLVHSGDDGLPLTESVVDIAAGANRGCVIMSNKRSYCWGLNDEGQIGDGTNENRFSPTESLFLRPVQNRYIY, from the coding sequence ATGATTCAACGAAAAAACGGCTATTCCTTGGTGCTGATTATCCTTATGAGCACTTTTATATTGGCGCTTTTGGCTGGTGCTATGAGGGTCGTGACTCAATCGTATATTTACTCTCAGGAGGAGTACTATTATAAATTAGCCCAGGAGGCTGGTGAGGCGGGTACAGCTTACGCTAATGCTTGTTTGGACGCCAATGGAGCTGAGCAATCATGGAGTTCGGTTCCTGGTGGAATTGGACCGCTTCGTCCGGAAACTAATTGTAAGGGGGCTGTAAATCCGAGTTATGAGAAATATGTATTTGATGAAGGCAATAAATTTAGGACGACTTTTGAGGTCGGTGATTTGGAGGCTTCGACTAGAAGCACAGCCCTGTCGGCTGCTACTGCTCAGATTTCATCTGTGGGTCGAGTTGAAATAACAAATGGTAGCGGTGTTGTTCTAAAGACTTATGTCGCTGTTGTAAAAAAATCAGTTACTTGGCCGGCTGACATTGATGCAACACGTACGGTGAGTGGTACTAATCGTACGTGTGCGATTTTATCAAATAATGTATGGTGCTGGGGAAAAAATGATATGGGTCAATTAGGAGATGGAACTACTCACAGCTCCAATATCCCAGTGAAAGTTCGCTCTATTGGCGATATGAGGAATGGTAAGATTATTGATATTTTTACAGCACAGCATCATAGCTGTGTTTTAACCCAGCTGGGCAGTAATAAAAAAGTATATTGTTGGGGCGATAATAGGTTTGGTCAGCTAGGCAACGGGTCGTCTGGGGCTGGTAATTACTCTAGCGTTCCGGTTGAGGTTGGTGGCGATCTCGCAGGTAAAGACGTTACATCAATTGGCGGAACTGGTGACGTCTCCTGTGCTGTTGCGTCTGGTAAAATTTACTGCTGGGGTCGGAACAATATGGGTCAATTGGGCTTCGGAAATCCTGAAAACCCCGGACTTCGTGCCACGCCAGTGCAGATTAACTCAGGCGGCTATAATAGACTCCCTATCAATTATTTTGCGACTAAGTTGGCGACCGGTGGATCACGCTCGCAAACGATGTGTACTATAACTACTGAAAAAAAGGCTTATTGTTGGGGGTTAGCTAGGTTTGGGCAGATGGGTATTGGTCCAATATCTGGTAATCACTACAGCCATGCTACCCTAGTTAAGGGTTTAGAAGGTGTAACTGACATATCTCAAGATGGTTATACTTGGGCATCGGATCATAGCTACGTATCGCACACCTGTGCTATTGCTTTAACTCGTACTCCAACTGGTACTACAACTGATGTGTATTGCTGGGGTGGTGCTGGTCGTGGGCAGTCCGGGTCTCCGGGGACCGGTCCCTTTGGTGTGCATTTCCAGCCAGCAAAAGTTGATGGTCTACCGGGAGTTCCGCTACGAATTGAGGTTGGGATTGCTCACTCTTGCGCCTTAGTGAATAATGGCGGAAATAAGGAAGTGTATTGCTGGGGTGATAATAAGCTTGGTCAGCTGGGTAAGGGTAATGATAATGCTTCTAAGGCAATACAAAAATCTAGCAACCCGGTGCTTGTACATTCTGGTGATGATGGATTGCCATTAACAGAGTCGGTGGTGGATATTGCGGCTGGAGCGAATCGTGGCTGTGTGATTATGTCAAATAAGCGTTCGTACTGTTGGGGGTTAAATGATGAAGGGCAAATCGGCGACGGTACAAATGAGAATAGATTTAGTCCAACAGAATCATTATTCCTTCGTCCAGTGCAAAATCGATATATATATTAA
- a CDS encoding type IV pilus modification PilV family protein, translating to MARLTGKSDGFTIVEVAVTLVVIGIFMVVILSMQAQVSQISVLSAQHNKASLLAYNNMRRYANDSAPSWFKCNTASSNTRYEVTRTIGSVDGLPGMVRQQVYASAPYGCKSGTVSLGMPIKVESIVEYGLPSSGIGSGKKVVHATYVAF from the coding sequence ATGGCGCGATTAACAGGGAAAAGTGATGGATTTACTATTGTCGAAGTTGCGGTTACTCTGGTTGTTATTGGTATTTTCATGGTCGTTATATTAAGTATGCAAGCGCAGGTCAGCCAGATATCGGTTTTAAGCGCTCAGCATAATAAAGCAAGTCTTCTGGCGTATAATAATATGCGTCGTTACGCGAATGACTCCGCTCCGTCGTGGTTTAAGTGTAACACGGCGTCGTCGAATACTAGGTATGAAGTTACGAGAACTATTGGTAGTGTCGATGGGCTGCCTGGAATGGTTAGGCAGCAAGTATATGCATCAGCGCCATACGGATGTAAGAGTGGAACAGTTAGCCTGGGGATGCCGATTAAAGTGGAATCTATCGTAGAATATGGATTGCCAAGCTCTGGCATAGGTAGCGGAAAGAAGGTGGTACATGCGACGTATGTGGCGTTCTAA
- a CDS encoding prepilin-type N-terminal cleavage/methylation domain-containing protein has product MNRGTGGYTIVEVAVVIVVVSILASIAFVGGGRFLNLTRDQEQKADVSELSLRLERYYKYKNVSSIGHEYPSCADLIKSFSSIVGSDSLKKEMIKCNRSDWSGGSNGELLYEAANIDDGDCTKPTSGPITDVAAVTCVKYNIIYKEFSTGSEKKVNSIWRD; this is encoded by the coding sequence ATGAATCGTGGGACGGGTGGCTATACGATAGTTGAAGTGGCAGTAGTTATTGTGGTTGTGTCGATTTTGGCTAGTATTGCGTTTGTTGGTGGCGGAAGATTTTTGAACTTGACTAGAGATCAGGAGCAAAAAGCTGATGTATCTGAGCTGTCCTTGAGGTTGGAGCGATATTACAAATATAAAAATGTAAGCTCTATTGGGCACGAGTATCCTTCCTGCGCTGACCTTATTAAGAGTTTTTCGTCAATTGTAGGAAGTGATTCTCTGAAAAAGGAGATGATCAAGTGCAATCGTAGTGATTGGTCTGGCGGTAGTAATGGCGAATTGTTGTACGAGGCGGCAAACATAGACGATGGAGATTGTACGAAGCCGACTTCTGGTCCTATAACTGACGTGGCGGCGGTAACTTGTGTGAAATATAACATTATATATAAGGAATTTTCGACGGGGTCGGAAAAAAAGGTGAATAGCATATGGCGCGATTAA
- the murB gene encoding UDP-N-acetylmuramate dehydrogenase encodes MDVMTNISLKQYTTMKLGGEARYMATADSASDVVSLYRNARKENLPIFVLGGGSNVITHDEVFEGIVLLNKIKGFEVISETDETTDVKIGAGEVWDEVVEKAIELGLQGIEAMSGIPGTAGAAPVQNVGAYGQEIADTLISLEAYDSKTDTIVTISADECDFSYRNSIFRDKEKGRYCILNITLRLNKAEPKPPYYASLQRYIDKNDIREVNLSVIRVAVLNIRSEKLPDPAELPSAGSFFKNALVEKWKLEELQKEYSDIPNYAMSDGRYKIPTGWLIDKAGLRGYRSHGMRVYEKNALVLVNDSATGYDDLAAIREEIVQIVFDKFGIKIEQEPLELSRQ; translated from the coding sequence ATGGACGTCATGACTAATATATCACTGAAACAATACACGACTATGAAATTGGGAGGTGAGGCTCGCTATATGGCGACAGCGGATTCTGCTAGTGATGTTGTGTCGCTATATCGTAATGCCCGAAAGGAAAATCTGCCGATTTTTGTGTTGGGTGGCGGCAGCAATGTGATTACGCATGACGAGGTTTTTGAAGGAATCGTACTGTTGAATAAGATTAAAGGTTTTGAGGTTATTTCTGAAACTGACGAAACAACTGATGTGAAAATTGGTGCGGGCGAAGTCTGGGATGAGGTTGTTGAGAAGGCTATTGAGCTTGGACTTCAGGGAATTGAAGCTATGTCGGGGATTCCTGGAACGGCTGGAGCTGCGCCAGTCCAGAATGTTGGGGCGTACGGGCAAGAAATTGCCGACACGTTGATTAGTCTGGAAGCTTACGATTCAAAAACCGACACAATTGTAACTATTTCTGCCGATGAATGTGACTTTTCTTATCGAAATAGCATTTTTCGCGATAAGGAAAAAGGACGATATTGCATTCTGAATATTACTTTGCGCCTAAATAAAGCAGAGCCGAAACCGCCGTATTACGCTTCTTTACAGAGATATATTGACAAGAATGACATTCGTGAGGTTAATTTGTCAGTGATTCGCGTGGCAGTTCTTAATATTCGTTCGGAAAAATTGCCAGACCCAGCGGAATTGCCAAGTGCAGGTTCTTTCTTCAAAAACGCGCTGGTTGAAAAATGGAAATTGGAAGAATTGCAAAAAGAATACAGCGACATTCCAAATTATGCAATGTCTGACGGAAGATATAAAATCCCGACAGGTTGGTTGATAGATAAGGCTGGCTTAAGGGGTTATCGCAGTCACGGCATGCGAGTTTACGAAAAGAATGCGTTGGTGCTCGTGAACGATTCGGCAACGGGATATGATGATTTGGCGGCGATTCGTGAGGAAATTGTGCAAATTGTCTTTGACAAGTTCGGTATAAAAATTGAGCAAGAGCCGCTAGAACTTTCCCGACAATAA
- a CDS encoding AAA family ATPase → MEIEPRFNYDSLRAQKARFSVRFGNAWHIVAIAVGIMLVLLGVWSLIEHGAIGWLLFGLSGPMIMVSIWWEKDLKTAEISKNPKTIDDVMAADVLGKLPRRPTPIDIAEAITGTRAGQFLAVRLGLTPNFLRNISVDDPNRTEQIWKAAIEIWQSTESPKITSAVLAAAIVKQLPQHDSLLANMKIDFHDIEEAIRWYERIKALIDQYKEKPLNTGGIARDWSFGYTPLLSRFAQNVSVSVSGGAFTTKLAAHEEALGQMLKTFSSGGRQNITLVGADGAGKSTVVSAFAEMLIDGHRGVPGSLMYQQVFMLDASSLISVASGRGELENLVTMILNEAFLSKNVILCLDNAQLFFEEGVGSVDLSNVLLPILEAGRLRTILTMDDQRFLQISQTKPQLAHALNTIAIQPSNEPETMKIMRDQLVLFEAQHKVTYMYQALAEAYRVGDRYVQDLVMPGKALKILEAAASYASGGLVTAQSVDDAIEKTLGIKISVASLSDEKEKLLNLESLIHQRMINQTRAVTVVSDAIRRARTGVRNQNRPIGAFLFLGPTGVGKTELSKALADVYFGGEGNMIRLDLNEFVRPDDVARLIADGARDPGSLTAQVQKRPFSVVLLDEIEKAHPQVLTTLLQLLDEGILRDENNREISFRDTIVIATSNAGADRIREYIERGYQLEQFEQTFINELINANLFRPEFLNRFDEIVLFRPLGKDELLQVVNLILAGVNKTLAPQKIQVAVEEEGKKLLVEAGYDPRLGARPMRRVVQRAVENTVAKQMLAGTVAPGSTTIITADQIRQILGSQSAQMPSGIQNPPLNS, encoded by the coding sequence ATGGAAATAGAGCCGAGATTTAATTACGACAGTTTACGAGCCCAGAAAGCGCGATTTTCTGTAAGGTTTGGCAATGCCTGGCATATCGTGGCGATAGCTGTCGGCATTATGTTAGTTTTGCTTGGCGTGTGGTCGTTGATCGAACACGGGGCAATTGGCTGGCTATTATTTGGTCTGAGCGGTCCAATGATTATGGTGTCGATTTGGTGGGAAAAAGATCTTAAGACGGCAGAAATTAGTAAAAATCCTAAGACAATTGACGATGTGATGGCGGCGGACGTTTTGGGTAAATTGCCGCGCAGACCGACGCCGATTGATATTGCTGAGGCGATTACAGGCACGCGAGCTGGGCAATTTTTGGCAGTGCGGCTGGGTTTGACGCCGAATTTCTTGCGTAATATTTCCGTCGACGATCCGAACCGAACGGAGCAGATTTGGAAGGCGGCGATTGAAATCTGGCAGAGCACGGAAAGTCCGAAGATTACTAGCGCGGTTTTGGCGGCGGCGATAGTAAAGCAATTGCCACAGCACGATTCTTTGCTGGCGAATATGAAGATCGATTTTCATGATATCGAGGAGGCTATTCGATGGTACGAGCGAATAAAGGCGCTGATTGATCAATATAAAGAGAAGCCGCTAAATACGGGCGGAATTGCTAGGGATTGGTCTTTTGGTTATACGCCACTGCTGAGTCGATTTGCTCAGAATGTTAGCGTCAGTGTATCTGGCGGCGCGTTTACAACTAAGTTGGCTGCACACGAGGAAGCGTTGGGACAGATGCTTAAAACGTTTAGTTCTGGCGGGCGGCAGAATATTACGCTAGTTGGAGCTGATGGTGCAGGAAAAAGTACTGTCGTGTCGGCGTTTGCGGAAATGCTGATTGACGGACATCGAGGCGTTCCTGGTTCTCTGATGTATCAGCAAGTTTTTATGCTTGACGCGTCGTCGTTGATTAGTGTGGCGTCGGGTCGCGGGGAATTGGAAAATCTAGTCACGATGATTTTGAACGAAGCTTTCTTGTCGAAAAACGTGATTTTATGCTTGGACAATGCGCAATTATTCTTCGAAGAAGGCGTTGGTTCGGTTGACTTGAGTAATGTGTTATTGCCAATTCTGGAGGCCGGTAGACTTAGGACGATTTTAACGATGGACGATCAGCGATTTTTGCAAATTTCTCAGACTAAGCCGCAGCTTGCTCACGCTTTGAACACAATTGCAATTCAGCCGTCAAACGAACCTGAAACTATGAAAATTATGCGCGATCAATTGGTTTTATTTGAGGCACAGCACAAAGTGACATATATGTATCAGGCGCTGGCGGAGGCATATCGTGTTGGTGATCGTTATGTTCAAGATTTGGTGATGCCAGGTAAGGCGTTGAAAATTTTGGAAGCGGCGGCAAGTTACGCCAGCGGCGGGCTAGTGACTGCGCAATCTGTGGACGATGCGATCGAAAAAACTCTTGGTATAAAAATTTCGGTAGCATCTTTGAGTGACGAAAAGGAAAAATTGTTAAACTTGGAGTCATTAATTCATCAGCGAATGATCAATCAAACGCGAGCCGTGACAGTTGTTTCTGATGCTATTCGCCGCGCGCGCACAGGTGTTAGAAATCAGAATCGACCGATTGGCGCATTCCTGTTTCTCGGTCCGACTGGTGTTGGTAAGACGGAGCTTTCTAAAGCTTTGGCGGATGTTTATTTTGGCGGTGAGGGCAATATGATTCGCTTGGATTTGAACGAATTTGTCAGGCCGGATGACGTGGCTAGGTTAATTGCGGATGGCGCGCGAGATCCAGGGAGTTTGACTGCTCAAGTTCAGAAGCGCCCGTTCTCTGTCGTGCTTTTGGACGAAATTGAAAAGGCTCATCCGCAGGTTCTGACGACGCTTTTGCAGCTTTTGGATGAGGGAATACTTCGCGATGAAAATAACCGAGAAATTAGTTTTCGCGATACGATTGTGATTGCGACGTCAAATGCTGGCGCGGATAGAATTCGTGAATATATTGAGCGGGGCTATCAATTGGAACAATTCGAGCAGACATTTATTAACGAGTTGATTAACGCCAATTTATTCCGCCCAGAGTTTTTGAACCGTTTTGATGAAATCGTTTTGTTCCGTCCGCTAGGAAAAGATGAGTTGCTGCAGGTTGTCAATTTGATTTTGGCAGGAGTTAATAAGACTTTGGCGCCGCAAAAAATTCAAGTTGCGGTCGAGGAAGAAGGTAAGAAATTGCTGGTCGAGGCTGGCTATGATCCAAGATTGGGAGCTCGTCCGATGCGCCGCGTCGTCCAGCGAGCTGTCGAGAATACCGTCGCCAAGCAAATGCTGGCGGGAACTGTCGCGCCCGGTTCGACCACAATTATCACCGCTGATCAGATTCGCCAGATTTTAGGTTCGCAATCTGCGCAAATGCCGTCAGGAATTCAGAATCCGCCACTGAATAGCTAG
- a CDS encoding Mur ligase family protein has product MARQMISTIIGKSVKKVAKLRGGGSALPGLVIEKIDPKFIQRTLADLPQGVVIISGTNGKTTTTKIVVELLESVGLKVFTNRTGSNFSRGVAAALLDEVNIRGKLDADIAVLELDEAWAVKFVQIVRPRFSLLLNVMRDQLDRFGEIDNTAALLQKIAEATSDTVVLNRDDPRIFKISEHIQAKKVFFGTTSELLQLMPTDDTLKYGNAVANQSVTADVLLKKINAQQATFQIDNKEIDVDLQLTGVYNLLNAAAAVALARQIAGPEITDTILSALKNIKPAFGRGETIYLNGTPIELILVKNPSGFRLALLSFAKNNSATMIAVNDNYADGRDVSWFWDVDFSLLKNVAMISGARAYDMALRLQYDDILIGKIDTNISKALEDFINTNPDEPKQIFCSYTAMTAIRRLLSEKTDVEEIS; this is encoded by the coding sequence ATGGCAAGACAGATGATTAGTACTATTATTGGCAAAAGCGTCAAGAAAGTCGCTAAATTACGCGGTGGCGGTTCAGCCTTGCCGGGTTTGGTGATTGAAAAAATTGACCCAAAATTTATTCAGAGAACGTTGGCAGATTTACCGCAAGGCGTGGTGATTATCAGCGGAACGAATGGGAAAACGACGACGACAAAAATCGTCGTAGAATTGTTGGAATCAGTCGGATTGAAAGTCTTCACGAATCGCACTGGTAGCAATTTTTCCCGAGGTGTGGCAGCGGCGCTGCTCGATGAGGTCAATATCCGCGGCAAGCTGGACGCCGACATTGCAGTTCTGGAACTGGACGAGGCTTGGGCGGTTAAATTCGTGCAGATTGTTCGTCCGCGCTTTTCCCTGCTTCTGAATGTTATGCGCGATCAATTGGACAGATTTGGAGAAATCGACAATACAGCCGCACTGCTCCAAAAAATAGCTGAAGCCACTAGCGACACTGTCGTTCTCAACCGCGACGATCCGCGAATTTTTAAGATTAGCGAACATATTCAGGCTAAAAAAGTTTTCTTCGGTACAACCAGCGAATTACTTCAATTGATGCCAACGGACGACACCCTAAAATACGGAAACGCAGTCGCAAATCAAAGCGTGACGGCCGATGTTTTATTGAAAAAGATTAACGCTCAACAGGCTACTTTTCAAATTGACAATAAAGAAATTGACGTAGATCTGCAACTCACTGGAGTTTACAATCTTCTCAATGCGGCGGCAGCGGTTGCCCTGGCTCGACAAATAGCGGGACCGGAAATTACCGATACGATTTTATCTGCGTTGAAAAACATAAAGCCGGCGTTTGGTCGTGGCGAAACGATCTACCTGAATGGCACGCCAATTGAGCTTATTTTAGTGAAAAATCCAAGTGGCTTTCGGTTGGCGCTTCTGTCGTTTGCCAAAAATAATAGTGCTACGATGATCGCTGTTAATGACAATTACGCCGACGGACGAGATGTAAGTTGGTTCTGGGACGTCGATTTTTCGCTATTAAAAAACGTAGCGATGATCAGCGGTGCGCGTGCTTACGATATGGCTTTGCGACTTCAATATGACGACATTTTAATTGGGAAAATTGACACCAATATTTCGAAAGCCCTGGAGGATTTCATTAATACTAATCCCGATGAGCCGAAACAGATTTTTTGTAGCTACACGGCCATGACAGCGATTCGTCGCCTGCTGAGCGAAAAAACCGACGTGGAGGAAATATCATAA
- a CDS encoding type 1 glutamine amidotransferase yields the protein MKITIAQLYPRDMNLYGDWGNTLVLRKRLERRGFDVEIIDHNPGDSTDFSKIDIFVGGGGQDSGQTIIQNDLLARADELRQLAKDGVPMLMICGMYQLFGRFFRTLKGEEIVGANILPIETIAGDERMIGNIVIKSQEFRDIVGYENHSGQTFLDKTAKPLGQVIKGAGNNMTDANEGVRYNNIIATYLHGPILPKNPQIADFLIGEALERRGVSADSGLEKIDDTLADKAREIALKLSR from the coding sequence ATGAAAATAACAATTGCGCAACTTTACCCGCGAGATATGAATCTTTATGGCGACTGGGGTAATACGCTAGTCCTGAGAAAACGACTAGAGCGACGCGGCTTCGATGTTGAGATTATCGATCACAATCCGGGCGATTCAACGGATTTTTCTAAAATTGATATTTTTGTTGGCGGCGGCGGACAAGATTCTGGGCAGACGATTATCCAAAACGATCTTCTGGCGCGAGCCGATGAACTGCGACAATTAGCAAAAGACGGCGTGCCGATGCTGATGATTTGCGGAATGTACCAATTATTTGGTCGGTTTTTCCGAACGCTCAAGGGCGAGGAAATTGTTGGCGCTAACATACTGCCAATTGAAACAATTGCTGGCGACGAGCGGATGATTGGTAACATTGTCATCAAAAGTCAGGAATTTAGAGATATCGTTGGCTATGAAAATCACAGCGGACAAACTTTCTTAGATAAGACCGCCAAACCTCTTGGGCAAGTTATTAAAGGCGCCGGCAATAATATGACTGACGCAAATGAGGGTGTTCGCTATAACAACATCATTGCCACTTACCTCCACGGCCCGATTCTACCCAAAAACCCGCAAATTGCAGACTTTCTTATCGGCGAAGCACTAGAGCGACGTGGTGTAAGCGCAGATTCGGGGCTGGAAAAAATTGACGATACTTTGGCGGATAAAGCGAGAGAGATAGCGTTAAAATTATCCAGATAA